In Candidatus Poribacteria bacterium, the following are encoded in one genomic region:
- a CDS encoding Gfo/Idh/MocA family oxidoreductase, with protein sequence MPTQMTAVVVGAGWAGEGHTIALRQFGVDVAAMCARNAEILREAATKLQIGEVSTDWCGTIRAVQPDIVAIATPAVLRAEVIEAACEVGAHIYCDKPLATSVDDASWFHRLALDAGVKTAYAATHRYDASVSLMRELIEQGEIGQVREIVMTVRGGFPRIVPWSWMMVRDHGGGLLHNLLPHLLGIVERIAGGETIRAVGEARVLMTRAPVVPDVHDFRIWMKKTGELTSEQAERLEWRDCDADGAFRALLRIDARGNDIGCSFVYGPGQGVTKESTGLRVYGDGGTLVADGVITFRVSIQRRGESEPEALEIPQRLKDALPPVGDDIQQKWCALAKDFVADIRGDAHDPYLTFADGWRYQQIIDAIRSGRGWTAIESELSSTA encoded by the coding sequence ATGCCCACTCAGATGACCGCTGTCGTTGTAGGAGCCGGATGGGCCGGCGAGGGCCACACGATCGCGCTTCGACAGTTCGGCGTCGACGTGGCTGCCATGTGCGCCCGCAACGCCGAAATCCTGCGGGAAGCTGCGACCAAGCTGCAGATCGGCGAAGTGTCCACAGACTGGTGCGGCACGATCCGGGCGGTTCAGCCCGACATCGTTGCAATCGCGACGCCCGCCGTGCTCCGCGCAGAGGTCATCGAGGCGGCGTGCGAGGTCGGGGCCCACATCTACTGCGACAAGCCTCTGGCGACGTCGGTTGACGACGCATCCTGGTTCCACCGGCTGGCGCTCGACGCCGGCGTCAAGACCGCCTATGCCGCGACCCACCGATACGACGCCAGCGTCTCCCTGATGCGGGAACTCATCGAACAAGGGGAGATCGGACAGGTCCGCGAGATCGTGATGACCGTCCGTGGCGGCTTTCCTAGGATCGTGCCGTGGTCCTGGATGATGGTGCGCGACCACGGCGGCGGCTTACTCCACAACCTGCTGCCGCACCTGCTGGGCATCGTCGAGCGCATTGCGGGAGGGGAGACGATCCGGGCAGTCGGCGAGGCTCGAGTCCTCATGACACGAGCTCCCGTCGTGCCGGACGTGCATGACTTCAGGATTTGGATGAAAAAGACTGGAGAGCTGACGTCGGAACAGGCGGAGAGGCTCGAATGGCGCGACTGCGACGCGGACGGAGCCTTCAGGGCGCTGCTTCGGATCGACGCGCGAGGCAACGACATCGGGTGCTCGTTCGTCTACGGTCCCGGTCAAGGGGTGACGAAGGAGTCAACAGGTCTGCGGGTCTACGGGGATGGCGGCACGTTGGTCGCGGACGGTGTCATCACGTTCCGTGTGTCGATCCAGAGACGTGGCGAGTCCGAGCCTGAGGCGCTTGAGATCCCACAGCGGTTGAAGGACGCTCTCCCGCCCGTCGGCGACGATATCCAGCAGAAGTGGTGTGCGCTCGCCAAAGACTTCGTCGCTGACATCCGAGGCGATGCCCACGACCCCTACCTGACCTTCGCCGATGGGTGGCGCTACCAGCAGATCATCGACGCCATCCGCTCCGGTCGGGGATGGACAGCTATCGAATCCGAGCTATCCAGCACAGCCTGA